The window CGACAACAACTCCATCCGCGAGTACGTCACCATCTCACGCGGCACCAAGGGCGGCGGCGGCACCACCCGCGTCGGCTCCGACTGCCTCATCATGGCCTACACCCACATCGGCCACGACTCGCAGATCGGCAATGGCTGCATCCTCGCCAACTCCGCCACCCTCGCCGGCCACGTCATCGTCGAAGACTTCGCCGTCGTCGGCGCCCTCTGTCCCGTCCATCAGTACTGCCGCATCGGCCGCTACGCCTACATCGGCGGAGGCACCACCATCACCCAGAACGTCCTTCCCTACTCCCTCACCTCCATCGAGCGCAACAACCACGCCTACGGCCTCAACAAAGTAGGTCTGGAGCGCAAGGGCTTCACTCCGCAGCAGCTCAAAGAGCTCCGCGCCGCCTACCGCACCCTCCTCGCCGCCAAGCTCAACACCTCAGACGCCCTCGCCGCCATCCGCGAAACCATCGCCGCCGGCAACGCCGGCGAACACGTAGCCTACCTCGCCGACTTCATTGCCAACAGCGAACGCGGCATCATCAAATAAGCCGCCTGCAGATCACTTGCACATCGAACAAACCGACCAAACAGTCTCCGCCAGTCCGCTCCTGCTTTACTGCGCCACCGAGAAGCTATCGTGCAGTGTGGCTGTCGAACTATTACCGACCCACACATCGAAGTCAGAAGTTTCTACAACCCATCCGTTCTTCGCGGCGCTCCAGTAGTTTCGTTCCCCGCGACCGACCGTGAAGCTGACCTCCTGTTTTTGGCCCGGCTGCAGCGTGATACGACGGAAGCCCTTCAACTCGCGAACAGGTCTTGATGCCGAACCGAATCGCTGATGCAGATAAAGCTGCACGACTTCGTCTGCTGTCCTTGTGCCGGTATTCGCAACCGTGACCGTTGCCGTAATCGATCCGTCAAGAGGAGCGGTTTTAGCGCTCAGGCGAAGATCAGAGATAGAGAAGGTCGAATAGCTTAGCCCATAGCCAAAGGGGTAGAGAGGTGACGTGGGAGCGTCCCAGTAGCGGGAGGTGAAGTCCGGCGAATCATAAGGCTTATGCGAAGTCGTATGCGCGTAATAGATTGGAATCTGCCCAGCAGTCCGGGGCCACGTGACTGGCAGCTTTCCGCCGGGTACCGCATCCCCCACCAGAAGATCCGCCACTGCATTCCCGGTCTCCGTGCCGCCGAAGTAGCAGTCCATGATCGCTGGAATGTGTTCTGAAGCCCACGAAAGATCGAGCGGCCGCGTGCTGAAGAGCAGCAACACAACAGGCTTACCAAGCGCCTGAATCTTCTCGAGAAGCTC is drawn from Edaphobacter lichenicola and contains these coding sequences:
- the lpxA gene encoding acyl-ACP--UDP-N-acetylglucosamine O-acyltransferase, with amino-acid sequence MSIHPTAIVAAGAQIPTSCTVGPYCTIGPNVILGEDCELVSHVVLDGHLTMGAKNRIYSFACIGISPQDLKYAGEPTAVVIGDNNSIREYVTISRGTKGGGGTTRVGSDCLIMAYTHIGHDSQIGNGCILANSATLAGHVIVEDFAVVGALCPVHQYCRIGRYAYIGGGTTITQNVLPYSLTSIERNNHAYGLNKVGLERKGFTPQQLKELRAAYRTLLAAKLNTSDALAAIRETIAAGNAGEHVAYLADFIANSERGIIK